TCGAAGACCGGCGCGGGGGGGCGCGGAAAATCGGTCGGCAAATCGAGCACCGGATTCGCATCACGGAGCTGCCGACTCCAGTAATCGCGGGCGGCCTCGGAGTCTTCGGTATCGAGCGATTGCTGTTGCCAGGTCGCGAAATCGGCCAAGGTGCCTTCCACGGGCGGCAAGGATTCGCCGCGTATGGCCCGGGCGAGGTCTTCGAGAAAGATGCCAAGTGAGACGCCGTCGAAAATCAGGTGGTGGAAGACGCAGAGCAACATGCCCGCCTCTGCAAAGTATACCACCCGCCACGGCAGCTCCTGCGCGAGGTCGAAAGGTCGACGTGCGGCAGCTTCGAGGGCGTCGGCGGTGGCCTCGCCGGGTACCTGTTGCCAAGGTAGCTCGGGGAGCGGGAAGGCGATGCGCTGGACGACTTCCCTACCCGCCTCGAACCTTGCGCGCAACGCAGGATGGGCCGCGACCACTTGGGCCAGTGCCGCCCGTAGTTTCACTTCATCGCGCAAGGGCGAATCGGGTGTCAGGCGAAAGGCGAAAGGCAGGTTGTAGGCGACCGCCGCCGGGTTCAGCTCATGAAGTTGCCAGAGAATGCGCTGACCGGCATTGAGCGGCACCAGCGTATCCAGCTTGGGGGCGGCCCCCTGTCCCGTGATCTCGGCATGTAGCGCGCGCAGGGTGCGGCAGCGAAAAAACACGGCTGCGCTCAGCTTCAAGCCAAGGCGCTTGTTCAGGCGCACACTGAGGCGGGTAAAGTGGATCGAATCGCATCCGGCGGCCTCCAAATCGGTATCCTCGTCGATGGTGAGCGCAGGCAGGACTTCCCGCGCCACCACGAGAAGCTTCGCCCGCAGGCCGTCTCCGGTTGCTTCCTTCGCGATGGCCAAGGTTGCTTCGAGGTCGGCCAACGTCAGCTCGCGAGGTTCCTGACCCAGCGCGTCGAGCGCGTCGCGTTGGGCGGCGGTGAGAATGGGGAAAGGCTGGCCCGCAAGGCGCGTGGCGTCAAAGGGCTGCCCGTGGGCATCGGCCAAGCCGTCGAAGCGTAACGTGCCACCATGCGCGACGATCTCGACAAAACCGGGACCGGCCGTGCGGATTTCGCCCGCTTTACCCCCTGCCCCGGGCACGAGTCGGTATCGGGTAAAGGTCAGCAGGCGGCCGTCGGCCGTGAGGAGACTGGCGGGGCCTAAAGGCGAGGGAGGCTTGCCGTGGTCGAGTGCACGGCAATGCCTGAGCAGTGTAGGCAGGTCTTGGGAAAGGTCGATAATGCCAAGCTGAGGGAAGCGGTGCCAGCGGCCAAAATATGTGCGCTCACCCTGCTGTGCCTGCCACGCGGACTCCCCTGTTTCGAGTGCTTGCATAACCTCTTGAAAGCCTTCCAGCGCGTGCTCGAAGCACTTGCGGTTGAGGCTGCGCAGGGTCTCGTCGGGAGCGACCGGGAAGAGCCTCTGCACGAGGATTTCGCCCGCGTCGACCTCCGGGAGCATGCGGTGCCAAGTGATGCCGTGGATCTTCTCATCGTGCAGAATGGCCCAGGCCGGAGCGTTGAGACCGGCATAGCGCGGCAGCGGGCCGTCGTGAAAGTTGATCGCCATCTTTGCGGGCAAGGCCAACACCTCTGGCGGCAAGACCCGCAAGTTGGCGATGCTGAAGAGCACATCTGCGGCGCCAGCGGCTTGCAAGCACTCGGCCAGGCCCAGGCCGGGGGCTACGACTGGAATGGCTCGCTCTCCTGCCCAGCCGCACAGGGCTTCGTCGACGGTGCTGATCGCGCTGATCCCGTGCCCGCGTTCCAACCACGCTTCCGCACATGCGAGCGCATGGGCGTTTTCGCCTAACAAATAAGACGACAGTTTCACAGCGGGCAGGAAGAGGTGAGTTTTAGGACACAGACGGACGATCAAACAAAGACGGAAGCGATCAAAAGCGAGAACAGGTCGTTAGCCAAGCTGATTTGTGTCAAAAAAAGTGCTTCTTGGCAACCACTACAAACTTGAAAATAGAAGGTATCTCGTGCCTTAATCTCATACGGTTTCTTTTGTTGCAGGTCCAAACCTTCTCCTTGCTTGTCTCATGTCTCAACCTGCCGGCCCCTCACTGACGTCCGAAGAGGCAATTCATGCCTATTTCTCCACACCCTTCGATTTGTTAGATCGGTGTGCCCTTCTTTACCCCGACTGCTTTACCTTACGCCTCGGCACTTTCGGGACCGAACATCTGGGCGCCAACGGCGATTGGGTGTTTGTCTACGAGCCCACGCTTTTGGGCGAACTCTACCGCGCCAATACGGATGCGATCCGGGCCGGAGAGGCCAACCGTGTGCTGTTCGGGGAGGTTCTGCGCCCTCATTGCATCCTCGCCCTCGACGGTGAGGCCCACCAGCAGAGACGGCGGATCGTGATGGCAGGGCTCGGCAAGTCGCAGGTGGCCAGCGCAACGCAGCACGTGCGGGGCTTCGCGCAACAGCGCCTGGCGCGCCTGCCGCACGGCGAGCCGATTTCCCTGCTGCCGGTAATGCAGGAAATCGCGTTGGAAGCCAACCTCGCGGCCCTTTTCGGTTCCCCGAATGAGGCCTTGCGCCAGCGATACAGCGGCGCGATCGAAACTCAACAAGCGACGGCTACCGCCGAGTCCAGCAACCGGATGCTGGCTCATCTCAGCGCCCTGTTAAGGGAGGAAATCGCCCGACGGAGGCGGATGCCCATACGCCTCGACGAGCAGGCAAGCCTTTGCGAGCACTTGATGCACGCTACGGACCCTAGCGGCACGCCATTGAGCGACGACGACTTGCTTGACGAGCTGCTGCTGATCCTGATCGCCGGCTTTCATACCACAGCGGTCAGTCTGGCCTGGGCGGTCGCGTGGATCCTCTCCCACCCGGAGGTGCACGCCCGGCTGCGGCTGGAACTGGCTGCGGCTGGCTCCGAGGCGGAGACTTTGCCTTACCTGGCCGCAGTGGTGCAAGAGTCTCTGCGGCTCAGCCCCATCATGGTGACCGCAGGCGTGCGACTGGTGAAGGAGGACTTTGATTTAGGGCCTTACACGCTGGCCGCCGGCACAATGGTAGCCAACTGCCCCTACCTCCTGCATCGCCGCGAAGACCTCTTTCCCCAAGCCCGAACGTTTTTGCCAGACCGTTTTTTGGGTGGCAGCAGCAAAGCTTCAGGCTTTACGCCGTTTGGTGGAGGCAATCGTAAATGCGTCGGCACACTTTTCGCGATCCGCGAAATGGAGACGGTCCTGGCGACATTGTTTCGTCAGGTAAACATGGAACTCGCCAGCCCTGCCCTTGCCCCTATCCTGGAAGGCGTCTTCTATGCCCCTCAGGGTGGCCCTCAGGTTTACCTCAGCTCCTTCCAAGCATGATCACCGCTCGCATCGCTCATCTCTTCCCCGGTCAAGGTTCCCAGCAAAAGGGCATGGGGGCCGACTTGTTCGATGCCTTTCCCCGCGAGGTGGCCATTGCCGACGAGGTGCTCGGCTACTCGATCCGCGAGCTGTGCCTGGAGGACCCGCGCCGCGAACTGGGGCAGACGCAGTTTACGCAGCCTGCGCTCTTTGTCGTATCGGCGCTCAACTACCTGGCGCGTCGGGGCAAAGGCGAACCGGCCCCGGAAGTCGTAGCCGGGCATAGCCTGGGCGAATACACCGCCCTCTTTGCTGCAGATGTTTTCGACTTTCGCACGGGGGTCGAGCTGACCCAGCGGCGGGGGCGCCTGATGGCCGCTGCGAGCGGCGGCGGGATGGCCGCCATCGTGGGCCTCGATGCCGAACGAGTGCAGGCGATCTTGAGCGAGGAGGGGCTGGATGCGCTCGACCTCGCCAACCTGAATTCGCCTGACCAGGCGGTAATCTCAGGGCCGCGCGAAGCCATTGCCACGGCAGAAGCACCGTTTAGCCGGGCAGGGGCGCGCTACATCCCTCTGCGCGTCAGTGCTCCCTTTCACTCGCGTTACATGGAGCCGGCACGGTTGGAGTTTGCGGACTTCCTCGCCACAAAGGAATTGCGTGAGCCTCGGATCCCGGTAATCGCCAATCGCACCGCCCGCCCCTACGAGTCGGGCCAACTGGCGGAGACCTTGGCCGGGCAGATCACCGATCGCGTGCGCTGGACCGAGACGGTGCAGGTGCTGATGGGCTTGGGCGTGGAACAATTTGAAGAGGTCGGTCCGGGAAACGTGCTGACGGGGCTGGTCGGCAAGATCCGCCGCCACGCGCCGCCCATCGTATTGACGTCGCCTAAACCTGTCATCCGCCCCACCCCTTCCTCCGCTCTCGCGAGGGTAAACGGCCTGCAGCCCGAGCAACTGGGCAGTGCGGAATTTCGCAGCGCCTACGGCTGTCGCCTCGCCTACGTGGCGGGTGCAATGTATAAGGGAATTGCGTCGGTGGCGCTGGTTTCGCGGATGGCCCGGGCCGGCTTGCTCAGCTTCTTTGGGGCGGGCGGGGTCGACTTTTCGACGCTCGAACAGACCATCCAGACCTTGCAGCGCGACTTGGGCCCGAATCGCCCGTGGGGCGTCAACCTGATTTGCCACCCCGACCACCCGGCGCTGGAAGAGCAGACGGTCGACCTGCTTTTGCGGCATGGCGTGCGACGCGTAGAGGCGGCGGCGTTTTTCCAGATCACGCCTGCCCTTGCCCGCTACCGCCTGCAGGGAATCACACGCGGCGCAGACGGCAAGGTGGTCGTGCCCAACCGGGTGCTGGCCAAGGTTTCGCGACCGGAGGTGGCGGAAGCCTTTACCAGCCCCGTGCCGGAAAAGCTGCTGGAGCGCCTGCGAGCAAGCGGTGTCATTACGGCGGAGCAGGCGGAATTGGCCCGCCGCATCCCCGTGGCAGACGACTTGTGCGCCGAGGCAGACTCGGGAGGCCATACCGACATGGGATCGCCCTATGCGCTGCTTCCGGCCATCCAGGCGGTCCGCGACGCGGCAATGGCGCGCCACCGCTACCCGCAGGCGATCCGCGTAGGTGCAGCGGGCGGCATCGGCACTCCTCAGGCAGCCGCAGCGGCTTTTGTGCTGGGCGCCGATTTTGTACTGACCGGGTCGATCAATCAATGCACCCCGGAAGCCGGCACCAGCGACGCGGTAAAAGACCTGTTGCAGACCCTTAACGTGCAGGACACGGCGTATGCCCCGGCAGGCGACATGTTTGAGCTGGGCGCGAAGGTGCAGGTGGTGAAGAAGAGCCTGTTTTTCCCGGCGCGCGCCAACAAGCTGCACGACCTTTACCGCCATTACGACTCACTGGACGATCTGCCGCCCAAACTGCGCGAACAGATCCAGGAGCGCTTTTTCCGTCGCAGCTTCGACGAGGTGTGGGAGGAGACGCGTGCCTATTACGCCCGCAGTCGACCGGATGCGCTGACCCGGGCGGAGGCCAACCCGAAGCAAAAGATGGCGTTGATCTTCCGCTGGTATTTCATCCACAGCATGCGCCTCGCTCTGTGCGGCGACACCAGCCAACGGGTAGACTACCAGATCCACTGCGGCCCGGCGTTGGGGGCGTTTAACCAGTGGGCAAAAGGAACCGAGCTGGAGCAC
The window above is part of the Verrucomicrobiota bacterium JB022 genome. Proteins encoded here:
- a CDS encoding cytochrome P450, yielding MSQPAGPSLTSEEAIHAYFSTPFDLLDRCALLYPDCFTLRLGTFGTEHLGANGDWVFVYEPTLLGELYRANTDAIRAGEANRVLFGEVLRPHCILALDGEAHQQRRRIVMAGLGKSQVASATQHVRGFAQQRLARLPHGEPISLLPVMQEIALEANLAALFGSPNEALRQRYSGAIETQQATATAESSNRMLAHLSALLREEIARRRRMPIRLDEQASLCEHLMHATDPSGTPLSDDDLLDELLLILIAGFHTTAVSLAWAVAWILSHPEVHARLRLELAAAGSEAETLPYLAAVVQESLRLSPIMVTAGVRLVKEDFDLGPYTLAAGTMVANCPYLLHRREDLFPQARTFLPDRFLGGSSKASGFTPFGGGNRKCVGTLFAIREMETVLATLFRQVNMELASPALAPILEGVFYAPQGGPQVYLSSFQA
- the fabD gene encoding ACP S-malonyltransferase, translated to MITARIAHLFPGQGSQQKGMGADLFDAFPREVAIADEVLGYSIRELCLEDPRRELGQTQFTQPALFVVSALNYLARRGKGEPAPEVVAGHSLGEYTALFAADVFDFRTGVELTQRRGRLMAAASGGGMAAIVGLDAERVQAILSEEGLDALDLANLNSPDQAVISGPREAIATAEAPFSRAGARYIPLRVSAPFHSRYMEPARLEFADFLATKELREPRIPVIANRTARPYESGQLAETLAGQITDRVRWTETVQVLMGLGVEQFEEVGPGNVLTGLVGKIRRHAPPIVLTSPKPVIRPTPSSALARVNGLQPEQLGSAEFRSAYGCRLAYVAGAMYKGIASVALVSRMARAGLLSFFGAGGVDFSTLEQTIQTLQRDLGPNRPWGVNLICHPDHPALEEQTVDLLLRHGVRRVEAAAFFQITPALARYRLQGITRGADGKVVVPNRVLAKVSRPEVAEAFTSPVPEKLLERLRASGVITAEQAELARRIPVADDLCAEADSGGHTDMGSPYALLPAIQAVRDAAMARHRYPQAIRVGAAGGIGTPQAAAAAFVLGADFVLTGSINQCTPEAGTSDAVKDLLQTLNVQDTAYAPAGDMFELGAKVQVVKKSLFFPARANKLHDLYRHYDSLDDLPPKLREQIQERFFRRSFDEVWEETRAYYARSRPDALTRAEANPKQKMALIFRWYFIHSMRLALCGDTSQRVDYQIHCGPALGAFNQWAKGTELEHWRQRHVDVIGQRLMEATAELLTQRMASWSQPPATHSTPPEYR